ACTGGTTGCTGACCCACGCCTTCGGAGCGGGCGCGGTGTCCGGGCGTCCCCAGAGCGGGTGCCGGGCAGCCTGGGTGAGGGGCTGCCCGGCCGACCACGCGGACAGAGCGCCGAAGACAGGCCCGAGAGCGTCGCCGGCACCGGACAGGCGGTAGGGCTTCCCGATGCCGGCGGTGTCGACCAAGCCGTCAGCCACGAGCTGCCTCAGGGGCGGGTAGACGTTGGTCCAGTCGCTGTCGGGCATGACCATCTTGGCCAGGGTCCGACCGCCGGTCTGCCCGCGGGACTTCAGTACCCACAGGATCGCGGCGGCGTGGCGCCGGGTGAGGAGGGTGAGGCTGTCCTCGATCTGCTCGATCGCGGGCAGCGGCCGGTCTGCCTTCTCCAGATGTTCCTCCGCCCAGGTGACGATCAGCGGCAGTACCGGCAGCAGGGCGGCGCCGCGATCGGTGTGGCCGTAGGTGACGTGCCGCGGGGTGTGCTCGGTGCGCTGGACGAGGCCGGCTTCGCACAGGGACTGAAGCCGGGGATGGAGCTGGCCGTTTTGCAGCCAGGCAACCTTGTCCGCGACTTCGCTGTAGCGCAGCGGACGGCCCAGCGCCAGCAGGATCCGCACGTGCCATCGCGGAGTGATCATGGCCAGGGCCTCGGAGACGCGGGCGATATCGGCGTCGGTGTCGGAGGGCAGACCGGTGGTAGCCAATGGAGGAACTTCCTGGGTGAGTGAACGGAGCCCGTGGGTCAGCGGCTTGGAGCAGGGCTCGCGGCCGGGACGGGTGAAGCGGGCAGGGCTGGCACGGGGGCGGGTGCCGGCTCGGGTGAGGCGGCGCGCCCCGGGGTCGGGGTGACGCGACCGAGGCTCGTGAGGACGGCGAAAGCCGTCTTGGCCTGGAGGTCGCGCACAGCGACTGCTTCGGCGAGCCGTCGGGCGCAGTCGAGAACGTGCGACACCTCAGGTCCGCCGATCTGCCGATCCGGGTGGACGAGTTGGGCGAGGCGGTCGCGGTGGACGGTGATGCTCTGCTCGGCGACGGCGAGGTCGCAGTGCATGCCGAGAAGGGCGGCGAGCATGCCGGGCGGCTGGTCCTGGCTGTATGCCTCCAGGTCGGCCAGCGGTGCGCCGTACAGGTCCTGGATCTGTCCGGCTATCTCGGGTGACGTGATGTGGTCAGGCAATCGGGGGCTTTCACGGTCGGGCCCGGGCCGCCCCGGCACGCTGCGGTGCCGGGGCGGCGGTGGGGAGGGTGGTGGTGGCCACCGGTTGTGCCATGCGGACGGGCCGGGGTTTCTGGACAGCAGTCGGCATGGTGCGCAGCAGGTCATCAAGCGCGGCTCGGTAGCCGTTGCGGGCATCGAGCGCGGCCTCCAGCCACTGCGCGTCAACCCGCAGGTCACCCGCGGACAGCTCGTCCATGTCGCGCTCGGCCGCCATGGCGTGGTGGACTCGGTCGCGGACACGGATGACCTGTTCCTCGGCCAGGGCGAGGAACGAACGCAGCTCCATGGCGCGGGTCACCGCGGCGGGGGCGTCCGGACTGGCGGCTGTCGCGTACAGGTCGGCGATGACGGCGTCGAAGACCTGCTCCAGCCGGCCGTCCAGGGTGCTGGGCTTGAGTCGGACGCTCACCGCAGGAACCTTCGTCCCGATGCCGGTTCCGGTGCAGTCGCTGGCCGGAATGGCGCGCTGGTCTGCACGGCCGGGCCCTGCCGGGCCCCGCGGCTGAGCCGGGCCAGCCGTTCCGCGGCCAGGCCCTGCTTTCCATACGCGGCGGGGTCGAGGAGCCACTGCACGACCATGGCTCGCCCGTTCCTCGCGGTTACGGCCATATTCACTCGGTGAGCCATTGCCATAGCTCGATCGTCGAGTTCAATCGGCTGGGTTTCGAGCACGGCAACGAGTTCGTCCTCAGCCCTTTCCAGTGCTTTCTGGGACTCTGCGAGCATGCCGTGCCAGCGGACGATGTCTGTGGCCTCACGGTTCGCGTGCGGAGCCGCAGTGACAGCCTTCTGCAGTTCCGCGAGGTTCATATCGAAGCGGGCTTCGATATGCTCGGTGATGACGCCCATGACGTCGTCTACGCCGTCAAGCACAACGGACTCCTTTCATCTGCGGCGGTTCCGTGAGAGGTCGCCGATAGCCATTGACGGCGCGGCGTGGTGTGGCCTTTTAGTGGAGGCAGGTGTAGACGGTCGGGTAGACGTAGACACCGGAGACCCAGCCCTTTACGCCGGTCTTCTTGTCCGTGATGTAGACCCACCAGCCGGACTTGGTCACCTTGTGGACGGTGAACTTGTGGCTCTTGTAGAGAACCCCGACGGCGGTCGACTTCGACGACGCCTTGGATCGGATGGTCACGGCGCTGGCGTGGACCTTGTACGGCCCGGACTTGTCACACGAGGCAGAGGCAGCGAAAGACGCCGGGGCTGCGGCGTTGGCGGCCGGAGCGGTGACGGCGGGCAGGGCGATGGCCGCGGTCACAGCTGCGGCAGCGGCAATGCGGGAAAGGCGCAAGGAGATTTCCTAACAGTTGATGGGAGGGAGAGAGGTGGGGCAGGCGGAGGCGGCTAAATCAGTCGAGGCACATGTAGACCTGCCGGTAGACGTAGGTGCCGGAGACCCAGCCCCTTTCACCGGTGTTCGTGTCGGTGATGTAGTGCCAGTTGCCGCGGGTCTTGTGGACGGTGAACTTGTGGCCGCGGTACAGAATCCCGACGGCGGAGGACTTCGACGACGCCTTCGAGCGGATGGTGACGGCCTTCGTACCGATCACCCACGGGCCAGGCCGGTCACACGGCCGGGCGACCTGGGCACTACTCGCCGCGGTAGCCGGGGCGGCCGTAGCCACCGCCGCCGAGGCAATCGGCAGGGCGAGAACGCCGAGCATCGCGGCGGATACCGCAATTCGGGTTGAGCGCATGCGAAATAAGCCTCCTTAGGGAAGGGGGAATTCGTGGAGAGGCGGCCAGATCTGTCGTCCCGGCGGCCATATAAGAGTCCGGAGAATCGCCGGTTTGGCCAACCGGCGATCGTCGGCTATGTTTCGCCGCGCACGGTGGCTTTGAGGCTTATCGTGATCGGCCCGGCGGGTGTGGAGCAGGCGCCTTCGGTGCGGGAGCGGTCCGGGCGAATGACGTGGCCGGCCTGACGGGTGGGAGCGGTCCGGCCGTGCCGCTGAGCCGGTCGTCACACCACTGGAGCGCTTCTTCGACCGTGTCGAAGCCGCCCTCGCGCAGGCTGTAGGTCCACGCGTTGGAATCGAGTTCCTCGGCCACGACGCGGTACTCGGACGGGGCCTGCTCGTCCAGGGCACGCAGCGCCACCACGATGACCGGGTCGCCCGGGTCGTCGCAGGTGTAGGAGTACCCGAGTGCGAAGTGGTCTCCGTCGGTCATGAGCCGTCGCTCCAGGGCCCGCGTCGCCTCGTCCGCGGGCTTCGGGCCCAGCTCCGGGTTGAGCCCGATGGACTGCGGCGGGCAGCCACGGTGGATCAGCCACGACTGCGCCATCGCGGGCAGTGGCAGCAGAGCTCGCTCGAAGCGGAACGTCTTTGACTCAAGGTCGCGTTGAAGGTGAAGAGCGACGTACTGGGGGTGGCCTGGTACGTCCCAGGTGGCCGAGGAGTCGTGCAGGACGTAGAAGCTGTGGACGCCATCGGCAGTGTGGTGCTCGCCGAGCGGGATGAGGTGGTCCTCGATCAGGACGATCTGACCGTAATAGTCCTGGGTGGTCTTCTCGTCGGCCCCGAAGCCGTCAAGCCGTGCATCCAGCTCAGGCGCGTGCCGACTTCGGTCGTCAGGCGGGTTTGATTCGGTAGCTGACATGGAGCCTTTCGATGGGGAATCGGCGCGGTCAGCGCCGATGAGCTGAGGTGGTGGGCCACGCTCCTGGCCGGGTGATCCTCGTGGCCGCCTCGGTCGCCGGCATGCGGCGGGCGGAGACCAGCGCGGTGCGCCCGGCTTCGGTCAGGGCGAGCGGCTGGCCGGCGTGGAGGGGATGGCTGGTGTCCCGTGAGATGAGCCCGGCCGATTCGAGCCGCTTCAGCTCGGGATAGGGGATGCGGATGCCGGCGGCAGTAGTTGCCGAGATCCGTCCGGTGTGGAGGTGCTGGTAGAGCTTGGCGCCGCCGATGATGGCCAGCAGCGCTGCCTGGTCGGCGGCTGGGATCGGTTCGCTTCTGGCCGCTGGCGCTGTGCGGGCGGCGGACTCGATCGGCTCAAGCGCAGCGATCACCTGCGGAGCGGCGGCGTCGCGTTCGTCGGCGGCGTTCTCCAGCTGTTCCACGGCTCTCTTGATGCGCTCGAACAGGGCTCCATCGATCGGGAACTCGCCGCTGGTCAAGCGGTGGAGGTGGGTGCGGTAGAAGGTCACGGCGGTCTCGGCCTGGGCCAGTTCGCGGTGCCGGTCGACCAGGCGGGCGTGCGGCTCGTCGAGAACGCCGCGGTCGCGGCGTTCTCGCAGGGCATCGACGTCGTGGCCGGTGCTGGACTCGATGCGGTGGTCGAGCTGGGAGACCGCGCGCCGGGCGGGTACCGGCGCGGGATCAGGAGGCATAGGCAAGGCTCCGTGTATTCAACGGGCGTGATGGTGCGAGGGTGCCTGTGGGAGGTGGGGCAGGCCCGGTACCGCGGAAGGCATGGGCGCCGGGCGGCAGGTCGTGAGCTGCGGGGAGCTGGAGCGGGCCGCGTGGGTGCGCGCGCTCAGCGGCCGGCTGGTCATCCCCAGGCGGCGTCCGACGGTGTCGTAGACGTCGTTGCCGGCCCGTGGCCGCACAGCGACGACGTGGATCTCCTGTCGGTAGGTGGATGTCTCGGGCGCCGGACGGAGGCCGTAGACGACGCGCCAGTCCTTCCGGGAGTCGACAAAAAGTTTGCGGTAGCCCTCCAAGTCACCCGTGAGCCGGAGCCCGAATCGCTCCGCGTTCACCACTTCTTGCAGGTACGCGAGGGTGAGGTCGCGGATGTCGGTGGGGGCTTGGAGGAGGTCAGTGAGGGCACGAGGATCGAAGCTCAGGCCGAAGGCCGGCTGATGCTGCCCCCGGGTCATGACGTCAGCTCGTGCTCACCGGACGCGGATGGCTCCGGCTCGGTCTCTGTCGCCTTCTCG
This genomic stretch from Streptomyces nigrescens harbors:
- a CDS encoding SH3 domain-containing protein; amino-acid sequence: MRSTRIAVSAAMLGVLALPIASAAVATAAPATAASSAQVARPCDRPGPWVIGTKAVTIRSKASSKSSAVGILYRGHKFTVHKTRGNWHYITDTNTGERGWVSGTYVYRQVYMCLD
- a CDS encoding SH3 domain-containing protein; the encoded protein is MRLSRIAAAAAVTAAIALPAVTAPAANAAAPASFAASASCDKSGPYKVHASAVTIRSKASSKSTAVGVLYKSHKFTVHKVTKSGWWVYITDKKTGVKGWVSGVYVYPTVYTCLH
- a CDS encoding winged helix-turn-helix transcriptional regulator yields the protein MATTGLPSDTDADIARVSEALAMITPRWHVRILLALGRPLRYSEVADKVAWLQNGQLHPRLQSLCEAGLVQRTEHTPRHVTYGHTDRGAALLPVLPLIVTWAEEHLEKADRPLPAIEQIEDSLTLLTRRHAAAILWVLKSRGQTGGRTLAKMVMPDSDWTNVYPPLRQLVADGLVDTAGIGKPYRLSGAGDALGPVFGALSAWSAGQPLTQAARHPLWGRPDTAPAPKAWVSNQSRLPAPTATPAPSTNGQISSLTWQHRDLFSHATPARSRAALAAGGPRR